A region of Microvirgula aerodenitrificans DSM 15089 DNA encodes the following proteins:
- a CDS encoding autotransporter outer membrane beta-barrel domain-containing protein: MDLMGHQLRLVAGGELENPGYLHNGKLEIGDGNAFVNTGIVDGITLATARGGSTTNRGEMRLEQGARLTGTLLNDTPGLIRLSGLGHVAYEENGSFINHGMIVADQTSRPDDLQAIFMDGRGDGDGQQINTGRLVASGGYGVMTTTMLMRTSSSYHENRRNLFINRGNIRFTADKGTRHALFVKAGHAGHDVLNDGILTVLGNGAVAMRTDSESRLVNRGIINLGEEGSTDSGQVAMMMGKDAMSSAVILNDEKGEINVYSSNSYAFAILGDDFYHNRVLINRGKVNLLCNDKSCGTFRPGTEKQDKSDRYPSLVLPERLRAELKKTEPSRDTLPAGTDLPPLQASPAPTGTLDLQGHVLDIQGGQARTQSGQLSNGVLNVATPLKFLNAGSASRMGVTIGGELRNAGALGVDRSSSVSGLLLNRERGTLHLSGTGSIGYRYNGSFFNYGLVTASAAAVDAEGRAPVIYRRHAASDSTGRGVNLGTLTAQGGYGVMESHGSMTTPTGKPERRHVFVNRRNIEFTAAGNARRALNVMTGHQGHDLFNAGVITVHGDGAVAMYSDSDSQMINAGTINLGEKGSKARGQYAMVLGNQATQNALIVNAPKGVINVHSDDSHAFLVAAGRFAFLMNMGAVNLLCPSTRCRTYTDDTTRAHDRSEFYSQRAYHADLAAEVDGIRGGIEDGDLSPDTNGAGQVPAPTRDYSNLPRTELPGGLWKIDSRGSVQTHDGAVESGRVEIVAGTLNNTGRMQLTSLTIDSDGNPVPAGFFNNHRQLSLSAYSPVDGTLTNEKHATLNLTGSASIGVYRNGSFVNHGFVMATRPAAGGDKAPAIYKDGWSFGKGVTLNTGKLVADSGYGVLATSSAMNTSGGPARNLFVNSGEILFTASNGTVNALHVKTQHDGHDLFNDGYIVLFGDKAVGMYSDADSQLVNRGTITLAGQGSGMVAMMLGPRASSRAAIINEGTIRIRARQSHAFHLQGRGKLINRGRVILECGDDGGCDTFKDPHTRQSDKSDTPEAAGLVFQPRIAKAIMDSARDSGASPQAGTNPLDHYQIGTSASSAGTLSGDYLALGHDVRIDTGFTAGTSARQQVYPKLVTGKGLSGAGNIRSTTVVWEARGYHDNDGDIGVTLVKNDYRDLIADASLAPVASALERSYGRGRLFSSLELPGREDFARALRQLSGAGFDRSLRAVPTLEHRFDRMADSVAEDATGFGFRLLGRGERGSRLGASAYDMVALQQRFAPGTAQLAVRYGFARVSPGSSKDREQGLDGSSQYLGARYARPLTTGLAVEGHLDYFLHQYRTRRTLDYGTGSKAVNYRARADHRRDQLGARLNLALAQPVGGAVLTPLLGVRLRYQRDGALRERDAGAFGLRVTSRHDVALEALLGLRFSHDGRDSRSRGWQLDAQFHGRPAMLRQAGRREASLAGAPDARFALAAEDGRRRFGYDGRLGFSHQGRHGRFSLEGYLSRDDGSQDRGVMANWRLLY; the protein is encoded by the coding sequence ATGGACCTGATGGGGCATCAATTGCGCCTTGTCGCCGGCGGGGAACTGGAGAACCCGGGTTATCTGCACAATGGCAAGCTTGAGATCGGGGACGGTAACGCATTCGTCAACACCGGGATCGTCGACGGGATCACGCTGGCCACAGCCAGGGGGGGCAGCACGACCAACAGGGGGGAGATGCGGCTGGAGCAGGGCGCCCGCCTGACCGGCACGTTGCTCAATGACACGCCTGGCCTGATCCGTCTGTCCGGGCTGGGCCATGTCGCGTATGAGGAGAACGGTTCCTTCATCAACCACGGGATGATCGTGGCGGACCAGACCAGCAGGCCGGATGACTTGCAGGCCATCTTCATGGACGGGCGCGGCGACGGCGACGGCCAGCAGATCAATACCGGGCGCCTGGTGGCCAGTGGCGGCTATGGCGTGATGACCACCACCATGCTGATGCGTACCTCGTCGAGCTATCACGAAAACCGGCGCAACCTGTTCATCAATCGCGGCAATATCCGCTTCACCGCCGACAAGGGCACACGGCATGCGCTCTTCGTGAAGGCGGGCCATGCCGGCCATGACGTGCTCAACGACGGCATCCTCACCGTGCTGGGGAATGGTGCGGTGGCAATGCGTACCGACAGCGAGTCCAGGCTGGTCAATCGCGGCATCATCAACCTGGGAGAGGAAGGCAGCACCGACAGCGGGCAGGTGGCCATGATGATGGGCAAGGATGCCATGTCGTCTGCCGTCATCCTCAACGACGAAAAGGGCGAGATCAACGTCTACAGCAGCAACTCTTACGCATTCGCCATCCTGGGTGATGATTTTTATCATAACCGGGTGCTGATAAACCGCGGCAAGGTCAACCTGCTCTGCAATGACAAGAGCTGCGGTACCTTCCGCCCGGGGACGGAAAAACAGGACAAGAGCGACAGATACCCGTCCCTCGTGCTGCCGGAGCGGCTGCGTGCCGAGCTGAAAAAAACGGAGCCATCCCGGGACACGTTGCCGGCAGGTACCGACCTGCCTCCCCTGCAGGCAAGCCCGGCCCCCACCGGCACGCTGGATCTGCAAGGGCACGTGCTGGACATTCAGGGCGGCCAGGCGCGAACGCAGTCCGGCCAGTTGTCCAACGGCGTGCTGAATGTGGCGACGCCGCTCAAGTTCCTCAACGCCGGCTCGGCCAGCAGGATGGGGGTGACGATCGGGGGCGAGCTGCGCAATGCCGGCGCGCTGGGCGTGGACCGGTCATCCTCGGTGTCCGGTCTGCTCCTCAACCGCGAGCGGGGCACGCTGCACCTGAGCGGGACGGGCAGCATCGGCTACCGGTACAACGGCTCGTTCTTCAACTACGGCCTTGTCACGGCCAGTGCTGCGGCGGTCGATGCCGAGGGACGCGCGCCGGTGATCTATCGCCGCCACGCCGCGTCGGACTCGACCGGGCGTGGCGTCAATCTGGGGACACTGACGGCGCAAGGCGGCTATGGCGTGATGGAAAGCCACGGCAGCATGACGACCCCGACCGGCAAGCCCGAGCGGCGCCATGTGTTCGTCAATCGCCGCAACATCGAGTTCACGGCTGCCGGCAATGCCCGGCGCGCGCTGAATGTCATGACTGGCCATCAGGGACATGACCTGTTCAACGCCGGCGTGATTACCGTGCATGGAGACGGGGCCGTGGCGATGTACAGCGACAGCGATTCCCAGATGATCAATGCCGGCACCATCAACCTGGGGGAAAAAGGCAGCAAGGCCCGCGGACAGTACGCGATGGTGCTGGGAAATCAGGCAACACAGAATGCCCTCATCGTCAATGCGCCGAAGGGGGTGATCAACGTCCACAGCGACGACTCGCATGCATTCCTGGTCGCGGCCGGGCGATTTGCCTTCCTGATGAACATGGGGGCAGTCAATCTGCTCTGCCCAAGCACGCGCTGCAGAACATACACGGACGACACGACGCGTGCCCACGACCGGTCCGAGTTTTATTCGCAGCGGGCCTATCATGCCGATCTGGCCGCGGAGGTGGACGGCATACGGGGCGGAATTGAAGATGGCGACCTGTCGCCGGACACAAATGGTGCAGGCCAGGTGCCAGCGCCAACCCGGGACTACAGCAATCTGCCGCGTACCGAACTGCCGGGCGGCCTGTGGAAGATCGACAGCCGGGGGAGTGTGCAGACTCACGACGGCGCCGTCGAATCCGGCCGCGTGGAGATCGTGGCCGGGACGTTGAACAACACCGGCCGCATGCAGCTGACATCGCTGACGATCGACAGTGACGGAAACCCGGTGCCGGCCGGCTTTTTCAATAACCACCGCCAGCTCAGTCTGAGCGCTTACTCTCCCGTGGATGGCACGCTGACCAACGAGAAGCACGCAACCCTCAACCTGACAGGCAGTGCCAGCATCGGGGTGTACCGGAATGGCTCGTTCGTCAACCATGGTTTTGTCATGGCCACGAGGCCCGCAGCCGGCGGCGACAAGGCGCCGGCGATCTACAAGGACGGCTGGTCGTTCGGCAAGGGCGTGACCCTGAATACCGGCAAACTGGTGGCGGACAGCGGCTACGGCGTGCTGGCGACATCGAGCGCCATGAACACGTCCGGCGGGCCGGCTCGGAACCTGTTCGTCAACAGCGGTGAAATCCTGTTCACCGCGAGCAATGGCACGGTCAATGCCCTGCACGTGAAAACGCAGCACGACGGCCATGACCTGTTTAACGACGGCTACATCGTGCTGTTCGGCGACAAGGCCGTGGGCATGTACAGCGATGCCGATTCACAGCTGGTGAACCGTGGCACCATCACCCTGGCAGGTCAGGGCAGCGGCATGGTGGCGATGATGCTGGGCCCCAGGGCCAGCAGCCGGGCCGCCATCATCAATGAAGGCACCATCAGGATACGTGCCCGGCAGTCGCATGCCTTCCACCTGCAGGGAAGGGGCAAGCTGATCAACCGCGGCCGTGTCATTCTGGAGTGCGGCGATGACGGGGGCTGCGACACGTTCAAGGATCCGCATACCAGGCAGAGCGACAAGAGCGACACACCAGAGGCTGCCGGGCTGGTTTTCCAGCCGCGCATTGCCAAGGCCATCATGGATTCTGCCAGGGATTCTGGCGCCTCGCCGCAGGCCGGGACAAACCCGCTGGACCACTACCAGATCGGTACCAGCGCCAGCAGCGCCGGCACGCTGTCCGGCGATTATCTGGCGCTTGGCCACGACGTCCGCATCGATACCGGTTTTACAGCCGGCACATCGGCCAGGCAGCAGGTCTATCCCAAGCTCGTCACCGGCAAGGGGCTGAGCGGCGCCGGCAATATCCGTTCGACCACCGTGGTCTGGGAAGCGCGGGGCTACCATGACAACGACGGCGATATCGGCGTCACCCTGGTCAAGAACGACTACCGCGACCTGATTGCCGACGCGTCGCTGGCACCGGTCGCCAGCGCCCTGGAGCGCAGCTACGGGCGCGGCAGACTGTTCTCCAGCCTGGAACTGCCGGGGCGTGAAGATTTTGCCCGCGCGCTGCGCCAGCTGTCCGGCGCCGGCTTTGACCGGTCACTGCGGGCCGTGCCCACGCTGGAACACCGTTTCGACCGGATGGCCGACAGCGTGGCCGAGGATGCCACCGGCTTCGGCTTCAGGCTGCTCGGGCGCGGCGAACGCGGCAGCCGGCTGGGTGCGTCAGCCTACGACATGGTCGCGCTGCAGCAGCGCTTTGCACCCGGCACGGCGCAACTGGCGGTGCGCTACGGTTTTGCCCGCGTGTCGCCGGGCAGCAGCAAGGACCGCGAGCAGGGACTGGACGGCAGCAGCCAGTACCTTGGCGCCCGCTATGCGCGGCCGCTGACGACCGGGCTGGCCGTGGAGGGCCACCTCGACTACTTCCTGCACCAGTACCGCACCCGGCGCACGCTCGACTATGGCACGGGGAGCAAGGCGGTCAATTACCGGGCGCGGGCCGATCACCGGCGCGACCAGCTGGGGGCCCGGCTGAACCTGGCGCTGGCACAGCCGGTCGGCGGTGCGGTGCTGACCCCGCTGCTTGGCGTCAGGCTGCGCTACCAGCGAGACGGCGCACTGCGGGAACGCGACGCCGGGGCCTTCGGGCTGCGGGTGACGTCGCGGCACGATGTGGCGCTGGAGGCGCTGCTGGGATTGCGTTTCAGCCATGACGGGCGGGATTCGCGGTCGCGAGGCTGGCAGCTGGATGCACAGTTCCATGGCCGACCGGCCATGCTGCGTCAGGCCGGCCGGCGGGAGGCGAGCCTGGCCGGTGCGCCGGATGCCCGCTTTGCCCTGGCGGCGGAGGATGGCCGGCGCCGCTTCGGCTACGACGGTCGGCTGGGCTTCAGCCACCAGGGACGCCACGGGCGCTTCAGCCTGGAGGGCTACCTGAGTCGCGACGACGGCAGTCAGGACCGCGGCGTGATGGCGAACTGGCGGCTGCTGTACTGA
- a CDS encoding autotransporter domain-containing protein encodes MTRNGEGGSSPAAPAATAVPPSMPASATPPPASPSPVSSPSPAGGANVSLPASSQPTVDSPRPLVASSLRAVPQSDASSPPSRDLLPQPVASPLRSSIPPADVAARTGPQSGLDLHGQRLLLGSGIQNNTSVLRAGALSLAENTVFTNTGIIDDVVLAVDGGKLYNAAGADMTLASSGSSQFRGGSRIVNEGTLTLSRALSGSGVLLNRPDALMRLSGAGEVHSSRAGSFINQGDIQASGATADGRSRAIFVDGWSHGAGLTLNTGSMRASGGYGVMATGSRMQQEGRNVFVNRGDIDFSAEAGATRALHVKAHHRGHDLLNDTGGVITVRGDNAVAMQSDSDSQIVNRGTINLGDKGDSGRGMVAMVLGNAASGAIVNDTGGVISIRAKASYAFRVDGSAGMLINRGEVRLDCGDGSCGIFADNYSRARDASGSAADAGFAFQHRIGEAMSATLAALTSPPGDAQWREQIAAEAAGRQPAGGRMPLSSPPCDLRGQQLLVDYQRQLTHADTLQNGSLLVASKATFSNRGALERVALDVTGTADNQSGGHIVLDAPARIRGQFSNQSGGDVRLHREGTFHYRQGGSFANHGTIVATQAAPDPSGRAILDEGGTPDGLRINTGTLSADGGYGVMKTRSAMAAGRNVFVNRGGIGFAAGNGAARALQVGTSHTGHDLLNDRDGVIAVSGDNAVAMYSDSDSFMVNRGTLRLGERGTRDTGMVAMALGRNATGTIVNDVGGVIDIRARESYAFRIEGDDGHLINRGTVRLDCGDGSCGVFRDAGTAARDAGGTAVDRERVNPARLQQALDEDRPRRAAAPLNGYVVGTLPDGSAGTLSGSHLDARGVMIDTGFTAGTAAREATFDKVLRGERIDGIDGIASRTAVWQAQAHRDGDGDVGVTLSKNDYRELVSDSALRPVAAALERGYDGRALYRSLELGSAAEITDAVRQLSGAGLDRALRPLQRLEPRFDRMADAARPDAAGFSFSLLGRGEPGSRLGEVSHDMAVVGQRIGLGPDDRIDVRYGIASLKPQAGAGRNGPDGISQVFELDHARVLGRGVRMESRVRYLQHQLNTQRTLRYGSVDEQASASHRRDQFSGQTLLVQSLPVADGLTLEPSFGMRWRHQRDAALEERGAGDYGLSLSSQRQTALDGVLGLRIGYDGVHPGTGRGWRVDAALNVRPLLYRQRGERMARLNGAPDARFALPSTNDDGSAAHDGQLGLRYQGQAGRFSLNAYIGREGAARDRGVSIDYQYAF; translated from the coding sequence ATGACGCGAAACGGTGAGGGCGGCAGCTCTCCGGCGGCGCCTGCCGCGACTGCCGTGCCCCCATCCATGCCCGCATCTGCCACGCCGCCGCCGGCCTCGCCATCGCCAGTGTCATCCCCGTCTCCGGCTGGAGGGGCAAACGTGTCCCTTCCTGCGTCGTCACAGCCGACCGTGGATTCGCCACGGCCGCTGGTTGCATCATCACTGCGCGCGGTGCCGCAGTCCGATGCATCGTCCCCGCCGTCCCGTGACTTGCTGCCGCAGCCGGTCGCGTCGCCGCTTCGGTCTTCCATTCCACCGGCAGACGTCGCTGCGCGCACCGGCCCCCAGTCCGGACTGGACCTGCACGGCCAGCGGCTTCTGCTCGGCAGTGGCATTCAGAACAACACCTCCGTCTTGAGAGCGGGGGCGCTGTCGCTGGCGGAGAACACCGTTTTCACCAACACCGGCATCATCGACGATGTGGTGCTGGCGGTCGATGGCGGCAAGCTGTACAACGCCGCCGGAGCGGACATGACACTGGCGTCGTCGGGCAGCAGCCAGTTTCGTGGCGGCTCCCGCATTGTCAACGAAGGCACGCTGACCCTGTCCCGTGCGCTTTCCGGCAGTGGCGTGCTGCTGAACCGGCCAGACGCCCTCATGCGTCTGAGCGGCGCCGGCGAAGTGCATTCCAGCCGCGCCGGTTCGTTCATCAACCAGGGCGACATTCAGGCGAGCGGGGCGACCGCGGATGGCCGGAGCCGGGCGATTTTCGTTGACGGCTGGTCCCACGGCGCCGGATTGACGCTCAACACCGGATCGATGCGGGCGAGTGGCGGGTATGGCGTGATGGCGACCGGCAGCCGCATGCAGCAGGAAGGGCGCAATGTGTTCGTCAATCGCGGCGACATCGATTTCAGCGCAGAAGCAGGCGCGACCCGGGCCCTGCACGTGAAAGCGCATCATCGCGGTCACGACCTGCTTAACGATACGGGAGGCGTCATCACCGTACGGGGTGATAATGCCGTTGCCATGCAGAGCGACAGTGATTCGCAGATAGTGAATCGCGGCACCATCAATCTGGGCGACAAGGGCGACAGCGGACGCGGCATGGTGGCCATGGTGCTGGGCAATGCCGCCAGCGGTGCCATTGTCAACGATACGGGCGGGGTGATCTCGATCCGGGCGAAGGCATCGTACGCATTCCGGGTCGATGGCAGTGCCGGCATGCTGATCAACCGGGGCGAGGTCAGGCTGGACTGTGGCGACGGCAGTTGTGGCATTTTTGCTGACAATTACAGCCGTGCGCGTGACGCCAGCGGTAGCGCCGCCGATGCCGGTTTCGCGTTCCAGCACCGGATCGGCGAAGCGATGTCGGCGACGCTGGCTGCCCTGACGTCGCCGCCCGGCGATGCGCAATGGCGTGAGCAGATCGCGGCAGAGGCCGCCGGTCGACAGCCCGCAGGCGGCCGGATGCCGCTGTCCTCTCCCCCGTGCGACCTGCGCGGCCAGCAACTGCTGGTCGATTACCAGCGCCAGCTCACTCATGCCGATACCCTGCAGAACGGTAGCTTGCTGGTCGCCAGCAAGGCGACATTCAGCAACCGCGGTGCGCTTGAGCGCGTTGCACTGGATGTGACCGGCACGGCGGACAACCAGTCCGGCGGTCACATCGTGCTTGACGCCCCCGCCCGGATCCGCGGCCAGTTCAGCAACCAGAGCGGTGGCGACGTGCGACTGCACAGGGAGGGTACATTCCACTACCGGCAGGGCGGCTCGTTTGCCAATCACGGCACGATCGTGGCGACGCAGGCCGCGCCGGACCCGTCCGGGCGGGCAATCCTCGACGAGGGCGGCACGCCTGACGGACTGCGGATCAATACCGGCACCCTGAGTGCGGATGGTGGGTATGGCGTGATGAAGACCCGGTCGGCCATGGCGGCCGGGCGCAATGTATTCGTCAACCGCGGCGGCATCGGTTTCGCGGCCGGGAACGGGGCGGCCCGGGCGCTGCAGGTCGGCACGTCGCATACCGGTCACGATCTGCTCAACGACCGTGATGGCGTGATTGCCGTGAGCGGCGACAATGCCGTGGCAATGTACAGCGACAGCGACTCGTTCATGGTGAACCGCGGCACATTGCGCCTCGGGGAGCGGGGGACGCGCGATACCGGCATGGTGGCCATGGCACTGGGCCGGAATGCGACCGGCACGATCGTCAACGATGTCGGTGGCGTGATCGACATCCGGGCCAGGGAATCGTATGCCTTCCGTATCGAAGGGGATGACGGTCACCTGATCAATCGCGGTACCGTGCGCCTGGACTGTGGCGATGGCAGTTGCGGCGTGTTTCGCGACGCCGGCACCGCCGCCCGGGATGCCGGCGGCACGGCGGTCGATCGTGAGCGGGTCAATCCGGCCCGCCTCCAGCAGGCGCTGGACGAGGACCGGCCGCGTCGCGCGGCGGCCCCGCTGAACGGCTATGTGGTCGGCACCTTGCCGGACGGCAGCGCCGGTACCCTGTCCGGCTCACACCTCGATGCGCGGGGCGTGATGATCGATACCGGCTTCACCGCCGGCACGGCGGCGCGCGAAGCCACGTTCGACAAGGTGCTGCGGGGGGAGCGGATCGACGGCATTGACGGCATTGCTTCGCGGACTGCCGTATGGCAGGCACAGGCGCATCGCGATGGCGACGGTGATGTCGGCGTCACCCTGAGCAAGAACGACTACCGCGAGCTGGTCAGCGACAGCGCATTGCGGCCGGTGGCCGCCGCGCTGGAACGCGGCTACGACGGACGCGCCCTGTATCGCAGCCTGGAACTGGGCAGCGCGGCGGAAATCACGGATGCCGTGCGCCAGCTGTCCGGCGCCGGTCTCGACCGGGCGCTGCGTCCGCTGCAGAGGCTGGAACCGCGCTTCGACCGGATGGCCGATGCCGCCCGGCCGGATGCCGCCGGCTTCAGCTTCTCCCTGCTCGGGCGCGGCGAGCCCGGCTCGCGCCTGGGAGAGGTATCACATGACATGGCCGTGGTCGGCCAGCGCATCGGGCTGGGACCGGATGACCGGATCGATGTGCGCTATGGCATCGCCAGTCTCAAACCGCAGGCGGGAGCCGGCCGCAACGGCCCCGACGGCATCAGCCAGGTATTTGAGCTGGACCATGCCCGCGTGCTGGGACGCGGAGTCAGAATGGAAAGCCGTGTCCGCTACCTTCAGCACCAACTGAATACCCAGCGAACGCTGCGCTACGGCAGCGTCGACGAGCAGGCCAGTGCCAGCCATCGGCGCGACCAGTTCAGCGGGCAGACGCTTCTGGTGCAGTCGCTGCCGGTGGCGGACGGGCTGACGCTGGAGCCCTCGTTCGGCATGCGCTGGCGTCACCAGCGCGACGCGGCACTGGAAGAACGCGGTGCGGGCGACTACGGCTTGAGCCTGTCGTCGCAACGCCAGACGGCGCTGGATGGCGTACTGGGATTGCGGATTGGCTACGACGGCGTTCATCCCGGCACCGGCCGCGGGTGGCGCGTCGATGCCGCCCTGAATGTCCGCCCGCTCCTGTATCGGCAGCGCGGGGAGCGGATGGCACGGCTGAACGGCGCCCCCGATGCCCGCTTTGCCTTGCCGTCCACGAACGATGACGGCAGCGCAGCCCATGACGGGCAGCTGGGCCTTCGTTACCAGGGGCAGGCGGGGCGCTTCAGCCTCAATGCCTACATCGGCCGTGAGGGGGCCGCTCGCGACAGGGGGGTGAGTATCGATTACCAGTATGCGTTCTGA
- the murA gene encoding UDP-N-acetylglucosamine 1-carboxyvinyltransferase has product MDKLKLTGNGPLNGEITVSGAKNAALPILCASLLTADTLYLSNVPQLRDVLTTQKLLQGMGARVMTDNVCELEITASHIDNLVAPYELVKTMRASILVLGPTLARFGEASVSLPGGCAIGSRPVDQHIKGLEAMGAEIVIEHGYVKARGRLKGARITMDMVTVTGTENLLMAATLAEGTTILENAAREPEITDLAVCLNKMGARIRGLGTDTLTIDGVERLHGAHHAVMPDRIEAGTFLVAGAMTRGKILLRNARAVDLEAVLDKLVECGAVIEAGDDWISLDMKQRPKAVSLCTLPHPAFPTDMQAQFMALNSIADGVSTITETIFENRFMHVSELARMGARIEVDGNTATVTGVERLSGTTVMATDLRASASLVIAGLVADGETLVDRIYHLDRGYENIEKKLGAVGAKIERIS; this is encoded by the coding sequence ATGGACAAACTGAAACTGACCGGCAACGGTCCGCTGAACGGCGAAATCACTGTTTCCGGCGCCAAGAATGCGGCGCTGCCGATCCTGTGCGCATCGCTGCTGACCGCTGACACCCTGTACCTGAGCAACGTGCCGCAACTGCGCGACGTGCTGACCACGCAGAAACTGCTGCAGGGCATGGGCGCGCGGGTCATGACCGACAACGTCTGCGAGCTCGAGATCACGGCCAGCCACATCGACAACCTGGTCGCGCCGTACGAACTGGTCAAGACCATGCGCGCCTCGATCCTGGTGCTCGGCCCGACCCTGGCCCGCTTTGGCGAAGCCAGCGTCAGCCTGCCCGGCGGCTGCGCGATCGGCTCGCGCCCGGTCGACCAGCACATCAAGGGCCTGGAGGCGATGGGCGCCGAGATCGTGATCGAGCACGGCTACGTGAAGGCACGCGGCCGGCTCAAGGGGGCCCGCATCACCATGGACATGGTCACCGTGACCGGCACCGAGAACCTGCTGATGGCGGCGACGCTGGCCGAAGGCACCACCATCCTCGAAAACGCCGCCCGCGAACCGGAAATCACCGACCTCGCGGTCTGCCTGAACAAGATGGGCGCGCGCATCCGCGGTCTCGGCACCGACACCCTGACCATCGACGGCGTCGAACGCCTGCACGGTGCGCATCACGCCGTGATGCCGGACCGGATCGAAGCCGGCACCTTCCTCGTCGCCGGCGCCATGACCCGGGGCAAGATCCTGCTGCGCAACGCCCGCGCCGTGGATCTGGAAGCCGTACTGGACAAGCTGGTCGAGTGCGGCGCCGTGATCGAGGCCGGCGACGACTGGATCTCGCTGGACATGAAGCAGCGGCCGAAGGCAGTCAGCCTGTGCACATTGCCGCATCCGGCCTTCCCGACCGACATGCAGGCGCAGTTCATGGCGCTGAACAGCATCGCCGACGGCGTGTCGACCATTACCGAGACCATCTTCGAGAACCGTTTCATGCACGTGTCCGAACTGGCGCGCATGGGCGCACGCATCGAAGTGGACGGCAATACCGCCACCGTGACCGGCGTCGAACGGCTGTCCGGCACCACGGTGATGGCGACCGACCTGCGTGCTTCGGCCAGCCTGGTGATCGCCGGCCTGGTAGCCGATGGTGAAACCCTGGTCGACCGCATCTACCACCTCGACCGCGGCTACGAGAATATCGAAAAGAAGCTGGGTGCCGTTGGCGCGAAGATCGAGCGCATCAGCTGA
- a CDS encoding BolA family protein, whose product MVTPDQIKQYIEAGLDCTVLEVQGDGHHFDAVIVSPGFSGKSRVAQHQLVYKVLGDRMREEIHALSMKTFSPEEWAAR is encoded by the coding sequence ATGGTGACACCTGATCAGATCAAGCAATACATTGAGGCCGGCCTCGACTGTACCGTGCTGGAAGTGCAGGGCGATGGCCACCACTTCGACGCCGTGATCGTCAGCCCGGGTTTCTCCGGCAAATCCCGCGTGGCCCAGCACCAGCTGGTCTACAAGGTGCTTGGCGACCGCATGCGCGAAGAAATCCACGCCCTGTCGATGAAAACCTTTTCCCCTGAAGAGTGGGCCGCCCGCTGA
- a CDS encoding ABC transporter permease translates to MYGFVTLFKKEILRFWKVAFQTVAAPVLTALLYLLVFSHALSGRVDVYPGVSYVMFLIPGLMMMSMLQNAFSNSSSSLIQSKITGNLVFILLPPLSHMEIFSAYLLASVVRGLLVGAGVWLVTLWAGFPPIAHPLWLLAFAVLGCGILGALGIIAGVWADKFDQLASFQNFIIMPLTFLSGVFYSVHSLPPFWYAVSHLNPVFYMIDGFRFGFFGHGDVDPSLSFAVVATAFVLVSAITLRLLQSGYKLRR, encoded by the coding sequence ATGTACGGCTTCGTCACCCTGTTCAAGAAGGAAATCCTTCGTTTCTGGAAGGTGGCCTTCCAGACCGTCGCCGCGCCGGTACTGACCGCGCTGCTGTATCTGCTGGTGTTCTCGCACGCGCTGTCCGGGCGGGTCGACGTCTATCCGGGCGTCAGCTACGTGATGTTCCTTATTCCCGGGCTGATGATGATGTCGATGCTGCAAAACGCTTTTTCCAATAGCTCGTCCAGCCTGATCCAGAGCAAAATCACCGGCAATCTGGTCTTCATCCTGCTGCCGCCGCTGTCGCATATGGAAATCTTCTCCGCCTACCTGCTGGCCTCGGTCGTGCGCGGCCTGCTGGTCGGCGCCGGCGTGTGGCTGGTGACACTGTGGGCCGGCTTCCCGCCGATTGCGCATCCGCTGTGGCTGCTGGCCTTTGCCGTGCTCGGCTGCGGCATCCTCGGTGCACTGGGCATCATCGCCGGGGTCTGGGCCGACAAATTCGACCAGCTGGCCTCGTTCCAGAACTTCATCATCATGCCGCTGACCTTCCTGTCCGGCGTGTTCTACTCCGTGCACAGCCTGCCGCCGTTCTGGTACGCGGTGTCGCACCTGAATCCGGTTTTTTACATGATCGACGGCTTCCGCTTCGGCTTCTTCGGCCATGGCGACGTCGATCCGTCGTTGAGTTTCGCCGTGGTGGCGACCGCCTTCGTGCTGGTGTCGGCCATTACGCTCAGACTATTGCAATCCGGTTACAAATTGAGGCGCTAA